GAGTGATGGTTTGGTAAGGGATTTCCTTAACCTTCACTTGGGAGTCTTGGCGAACCTCTTGAGTGCCCACTTCCACGATTTCATCGCGTTTTTCGCGGAGAACGCGGTTGGTGACTTCCGGGTTAGGCTGTGGACGTCCATTGACGTAAGTAGTCACGGTTCTTTCTTCAACGCGTCCAGTAAGTCCGCTTTGAATCACCCGACGCTCGCCCTTTGGAAGATTGGGATTTTCACGAGTGATGGTTTGGTAAGGGATTTCCTTGACCGTTACTTGAGGGACTTTTTTAACTTCCCGGGTGCCGATTTCGATGATGCGATTTTGCCCTTGTTGAAGGACTCTCTCGCTCACTAAGCGACGACTAACTTCTTTCTTATTGACGAATTTGATATGGGTTTGGCTTTCGACAATGGATTTCTTGCCTTCTTGGATCGTCCGTCTCAAGCCCTTGTCCAGATTGGGGTTGTACTTGTAAACAGTATCGAAACCAGTCGCTCTTTCTTGGCGGACCAGACGGGTTTCTTCGACACGGGCTTTCTCTTGCTTAGAGTAAGTGATCCGGGCCGTGCCATCTTGACGAACAGCCACCCCAGCGCCCCCACGGTAGTATGGGGCTACTTCAGAGGTAATGGCGAAGGTATATTGTTTACGGCGGTCAATCCCCAGGGCTTGGGCATTGATAGATTGGACAATACGACCAGCCCCGTCCCCATAAATAGCTTGGAATTGGCCATTGCGGGCACTGTATTTCAAAAGGAGGGGTTCAAATTCTTCAGGGCGGAATTGGTCAGCGTCACGTTCATAGCGTCCTTGCATCCGCTTGTTATTGTATTCAAAGCCATGACTAGATCCGACAATCCGACTATTCCCTGCCTGGTCATTACGCACGAAGGCCGTGTAACCCCGATGTTGGTTGCCGGCAATGCGGTTAGACATCCCTTGCTTATCCATCTGACTGGTTTCGGGGTTGTAACGAATGTCAATCTTATAACCGAAAGCCTTGGCAACACCGCGATTTTTGAGGATCCCACCTTGATTGAGGTAGTCTTGCCCTTTATTGGCCCCTTCAATAAAGAGGAAACCAAAACCGTCTGCGGAAGTGGTATTGTTGTGATGGTCTAGGCGAACTTCTAAATTCAACTCGAAGTCTTTATCGAAGCTCACAGCTTCTTTTTTCACCAGGGCGCCTCGTTGGCTCTGAACATTGTGAATCATCCGTGATCCTAAGGCATTGCTATTGCCGAATTGCACCGCTTGAACATTCTCTGGGCCACGGTCTGCTTTAGCCGGGTTATATTCTGTCGGGTCATACTTGGTCACATTGGGACCAATCCGGTCAAAATGGTTTCTGCCTAGACCCGTTTCTGTAACGATTCGGCTATCAGCCACTTCCTTATGGTCAATGATCCGGTCTTCTACGGTGCGGGTTTGGTCAGCTTCTCGGTTGCGTTCAAGGTAGGCCGGTTGCTCGTCTCCACCCACAAGCACTTCATCGCTGGCTTCCAGGTCGCTATAGTAAGCTGCCCGATTTTCTGTACTGGAGACTGGTTGGCTGGCAGACTCGCTCAACTTCTCATTCAAGGAATGACTGCTGTCTAGCGGAAGTGCCCGGCTGCCCTGATCTGCCTCTCCTGAAGGATGCTCTTGGTCGTTTGCAAGGCCAGTTACATTTGCGCTTGTTACACCTTCATTTGAAGCCGCCTGCACCACAGAGGCCTCTCCCATAAAGAGCAAACCGACCGCAACAGCAACTGAAGCGACACCGATATTTAAACGTTTGATGGCATAGCGGTAGGAGCGATTGCTACTTTTTTCATTGATCATTTTAAAATTATTTTTACCTAGCATATTTTTTTGATTACCCTCTTTATATTTTTCTTAGTTTCTAAGTATAAAAATCAAATAATGTATAAAAAGATATAAAAATTCGCTACTAGTTAAGCAAAAAATAAATTGAAAAACTAGCGAATTTTAAAAAATAAGTTAATTCATCAGATTATTTTTTAATCTAAAAAGTGTTTATCACTTAAAAAGGCCAGGAAGCTTGATTTTATGGGGTTTCTTTTTGACCTGTGGTATATATTTTTAGCTAGGATAATAGCCCAAGTACATTTTATTGTACATAAACTTAATTTAATTTATTAAAATCTAAATTATTTTTCTATTTTCCTGGAAAAATGTTTTTATTATTGATATTTGTCAGCGATTAAATATAATCGAGCAAACCTTTCACTGACGCAATCGAATCAGGCCCTCAATGGAAACTTTGTCTATCTGAGTGCACAAAAAAACTAGGTGAGAGGATTCACCTAGTTTGTAAATAGATTAAATTGTTATTTTTCTAGACAGACAAGGCCCGGTGTTTTAAAACACGAAACAGCCCCTTAGTAGTAGCTATTCCGCTTCTGATCTCAAGGCTTCCACGTATTGGTAGGCTTCTTGGCCAGCGCTGCCGGCGTCACCGACTGCGGTGGAGACTTGGCGTAATTTCTTCTTACGGACATCCCCACAAGCAAAGATGCCTGGCACGGCGGTAGCCATGTTTTCATCGGTTAGGATCCAGCCTTCTTCATCGGTAATGCCCAAGTCGCTGAAGGGCTCACTGTTAGGCAAGAGCCCTACATAGATGAAGACCCCACCAGCGGGAACTTCCGTCACTTCATGGGTCTTGACATTTTCCACCAAAATACTGGTGACTTGCTTACCATCGCCTTTAATTTCTTTGACCACGCTATCCCAGGTAAAGGAAATCTTGTCGTTAGCAAAGGCGCGGTCTTGGAGAATTTTTTGGGCCCGTAATTGGTCACGGCGGTGGATGATGTCGACCGTGTTGGCGAATTGGGTCAAGTAACTGCCCTCTTCCACGGCCGAGTCGCCCCCACCGACTACCTTAATATCGCGGCCCTTATAGAAGGCCCCGTCACAGACAGCACAGTAGGAAACCCCGTGGCCATTGTATTCTTCTTCCCCCGGTACATCCAAGGTCCGGTGCACTGACCCGGTAGCGATAACGATGGCCTTAGCCTTG
This genomic stretch from Aerococcus mictus harbors:
- a CDS encoding G5 domain-containing protein, coding for MINEKSSNRSYRYAIKRLNIGVASVAVAVGLLFMGEASVVQAASNEGVTSANVTGLANDQEHPSGEADQGSRALPLDSSHSLNEKLSESASQPVSSTENRAAYYSDLEASDEVLVGGDEQPAYLERNREADQTRTVEDRIIDHKEVADSRIVTETGLGRNHFDRIGPNVTKYDPTEYNPAKADRGPENVQAVQFGNSNALGSRMIHNVQSQRGALVKKEAVSFDKDFELNLEVRLDHHNNTTSADGFGFLFIEGANKGQDYLNQGGILKNRGVAKAFGYKIDIRYNPETSQMDKQGMSNRIAGNQHRGYTAFVRNDQAGNSRIVGSSHGFEYNNKRMQGRYERDADQFRPEEFEPLLLKYSARNGQFQAIYGDGAGRIVQSINAQALGIDRRKQYTFAITSEVAPYYRGGAGVAVRQDGTARITYSKQEKARVEETRLVRQERATGFDTVYKYNPNLDKGLRRTIQEGKKSIVESQTHIKFVNKKEVSRRLVSERVLQQGQNRIIEIGTREVKKVPQVTVKEIPYQTITRENPNLPKGERRVIQSGLTGRVEERTVTTYVNGRPQPNPEVTNRVLREKRDEIVEVGTQEVRQDSQVKVKEIPYQTITRENPNLPKGERRVIQSGITGRVEETTTTTYVNGRPQPNPQVTHRVLRDKRDEIVEVGTQDVRQDSQVKIKEIPYQTITRENPNLPKGERRVIQSGITGRVEETTTTTYVNGRPQPNPEVTSRVLRDKRDEIVEVGTQEVRQDSQVTVKEIPYQTITRENPNLPKGQRRVIQSGLTGRVEETTTTTYVNGRPQPNPEVTRRVLRDKRDEIVEVGTQVVEVRREVTVRTIKPRIIWIDDRELAPREEVVVQAGQEGKVQTVTETTYINGVPQANPKVTRTVLAKPINRIIRRGFIADGYRSANVGSARALTYSSPRAYRSATYRPARVRRSARAHYNRPSYSRFFRR
- the trxB gene encoding thioredoxin-disulfide reductase, with protein sequence MSEASKTYDVIVIGAGPAGLTAALYASRANLAVAVLERGVPGGELINTATVENYPGYKSIAGPDLANKMYESAMQFGAEYVFGNVKKVTPGKPYHLIETDNGDFKAKAIVIATGSVHRTLDVPGEEEYNGHGVSYCAVCDGAFYKGRDIKVVGGGDSAVEEGSYLTQFANTVDIIHRRDQLRAQKILQDRAFANDKISFTWDSVVKEIKGDGKQVTSILVENVKTHEVTEVPAGGVFIYVGLLPNSEPFSDLGITDEEGWILTDENMATAVPGIFACGDVRKKKLRQVSTAVGDAGSAGQEAYQYVEALRSEAE